In one window of Musa acuminata AAA Group cultivar baxijiao chromosome BXJ3-2, Cavendish_Baxijiao_AAA, whole genome shotgun sequence DNA:
- the LOC103972597 gene encoding uncharacterized protein LOC103972597: MKQLDNGKGRRVHPTPLTGAAATRDLLAALPATVLALAATLTAAEQEVLAYLLSGGGGGGRWRERRRRRAHPPELGCGCFGCYKSFWARWDASPNRHVIHRIIDIVEESSEARELDRGSGSRRRRRSGRGGRKDAGLAAEVAAAGGEESLEVVGMGFSRLDGGRLADDDGEDGDDDGEEVNGGSNSNNNANGGCNSVRRFMSFIGERVWGAWN, translated from the coding sequence ATGAAGCAGCTGGATAACGGGAAAGGGCGCAGGGTCCACCCAACCCCACTAACGGGGGCAGCGGCGACGCGGGACCTCCTGGCTGCGCTCCCAGCGACGGTGCTGGCCCTGGCAGCGACGCTGACTGCGGCGGAGCAGGAGGTCCTGGCGTACTTGCTCTCCGGAGGAGGCGGCGGGGGGAGGTGGagggagcggcggcggcggcgggctcACCCGCCGGAGCTGGGTTGCGGGTGCTTCGGTTGCTACAAGAGCTTCTGGGCGCGGTGGGACGCGTCGCCAAATCGACACGTCATACACAGGATCATCGACATCGTGGAGGAGAGCTCGGAGGCCAGAGAGCTTGACCGCGGGAGTGGCAGCAGAAGGAGAAGGCGGAGCGGCCGCGGCGGGAGGAAGGACGCTGGCTTGGCGGCGGAGGTCGCGGCAGCTGGGGGGGAGGAGAGCTTGGAGGTGGTGGGGATGGGATTCTCCCGGTTGGATGGAGGACGCTTGGCGGACGATGATGGCGAGGACGGTGATGATGATGGAGAGGAGGTAAATGGTggcagcaacagcaacaacaacgcTAATGGAGGTTGCAACTCTGTGAGGAGATTCATGAGCTTCATTGGGGAAAGAGTTTGGGGAGCTTGGAATTGA
- the LOC135631235 gene encoding zinc finger CCCH domain-containing protein 33-like, with translation MPGARHNALSDSSSNASPGKLEETMSRLNIEDEDGREDADGQPNPYPDRPGEPNCSFYLRTGLCSYGSKCKYNHPNITAKETRCRDELPPRDGQPDCQFFLKTGTCKFGATCKYYHPQDKHDAQLFQLNDLGLPIRKGEKSCPYYMKTGYCKFGVACKFNHPQPVSIGTMFPISGSLVYGYTGSSAPIRGPSLIGLPLWPTLKTPYMTNPSMQGFPSCMPLIFPSTQATAPVQQGWTKYTGSASIPSNKSLGSDHIPNSKHHADPGSSMAVIFPERPDQPECQYYMKTGGCKYGSSCKYHHPKERNQVAACTIGPFGLPLRPGEPACTFYAAYGSCKYGASCKFDHPYVVVFPLPDSSVMPPHQRVAKSTWMAADSSSCSFPIAPDEFKSVRIGEMQGVDNNEHGSPCTQTSPTHTTPHSESSINQSD, from the exons ATGCCCGGCGCTAGGCACAATGCtctctccgattcctcttccaatgcGTCGCCGGGTAAACTTGAAG AAACCATGAGTCGTTTAAATATTGAGGATGAGGATGGTCGGGAGGATGCTGATGGGCAGCCGAATCCATATCCTGACCGCCCTGGAGAACCTAACTGCAGTTTCTATTTGAGGACCGGCTTATGCAGTTATGGAAGCAAGTGCAAGTACAACCATCCTAACATCACTGCTAAG GAAACTCGGTGTAGAGATGAACTTCCCCCAAGAGATGGTCAACCTGACTGCCAG TTTTTCCTCAAAACAGGAACTTGTAAATTTGGAGCAACCTGTAAATATTATCATCCACAAGACAAGCATGATGCTCAATTATTTCAATTGAATGATTTGGGTTTACCAATTCGCAAG GGTGAAAAATCTTGTCCATACTACATGAAAACTGGCTATTGTAAATTTGGAGTTGCCTGCAAGTTCAATCATCCTCAGCCTGTGAGTATCGGAACCATGTTTCCTATATCAGGCTCCTTGGTGTATGGATATACAGGATCTTCTGCACCAATAAGAGGACCATCTTTGATTGGACTTCCACTATGGCCTACGTTGAAGACCCCTTACATGACCAATCCTAGTATGCAAGGGTTCCCATCTTGCATGCCCCTTATATTTCCATCCACCCAAGCCACCGCACCTGTGCAGCAGGGTTGGACCAAATACACG GGCAGTGCGAGCATTCCCTCCAACAAGTCTCTTGGTTCTGATCACATACCCAACTCAAAGCATCATGCGGATCCAGGTTCAAGTATGGCAGTCATTTTTCCAGAGAGACCTGATCAACCAGAATGCCAATATTACATGAAAACAGGGGGCTGCAAATACGGTAGTTCTTGCAAGTACCATCACCCTAAAGAGAGGAACCAAGTAGCTGCATGCACTATTGGACCATTTGGACTTCCTCTCAGACCA GGTGAGCCTGCATGCACATTCTATGCTGCATACGGAAGCTGCAAATACGGTGCATCTTGTAAATTCGATCACCCATATGTGGTTGTATTCCCTCTTCCAGACTCATCAGTGATGCCTCCCCACCAAAGGGTTGCGAAATCTACATGGATGGCAGCAGATAGTTCATCCTGCAGTTTCCCAATAGCACCCGATGAGTTCAAATCTGTGAGAATTGGTGAGATGCAGGGTGTGGATAACAATGAGCATGGAAGTCCTTGTACACAAACATCTCCAACGCATACCACACCTCATTCAGAGTCATCCATAAATCAGTCGGATTAG
- the LOC135631329 gene encoding probable tyrosine-protein phosphatase DSP4 isoform X2 has protein sequence MIQGMENQTSNPLLALSSSPLREEKTNVLGRLSYRCLPFNCSSIHSSVQDFRRFSKQSSEAAGRILRYILLSMVKQALAVAVGEEEVVPEAEPAHPLPPPPTAAGAAVLVPPLNFAMVDYDVFRSGFPDAANFGFLRALHLRSVLCLCPEPYPDANLDFLRANGIRLFQFGIDGYKEPFANIPEDTIREALKVVLDIRNHPLLIHCNRGKHRTGCVVGCLRKLQRWCLASIFDEYRCFAAAKARVSDQMFMEQFDISSFKLSQASFSS, from the exons ATGATCCAAGGAATGGAAAACCAGACCTCAAACCCATTGTTAGCGTTGTCATCGTCACCACTAAGAGAAGAGAAGACAAACGTACTCGGTCGTCTGTCGTACCGCTGCCTTCCTTTTAACTGTTCATCCATTCATTCGTCGGTCCAAGATTTCAGAAGATTCTCCAAACAGAGCAGCGAAGCCGCGGGGAGAATATTACGGTATATTCTCTTGTCGATGGTCAAGCAAGCGCTCGCTGTGGCGGtgggggaggaggaggtggtgccgGAGGCGGAACCCGCtcaccctcttcctcctcctccgaccGCCGCGGGGGCGGCGGTGCTGGTGCCGCCGCTCAACTTCGCGATGGTGGACTATGACGTGTTCCGCTCGGGCTTCCCAGACGCCGCCAACTTCGGCTTCCTGCGCGCGCTCCACCTCCGCTCCGTCCT GTGTCTTTGCCCGGAGCCATACCCGGACGCCAACCTCGATTTCCTTCGGGCCAACGGAATCAGGCTTTTCCAGTTCGGGATCGACGGGTACAAG GAACCTTTTGCCAACATTCCAGAAGATACAATTCGTGAAGCACTCAAAGTAGTTCTTG ATATCAGAAACCACCCACTCCTTATCCATTGCAACCGAGGAAAG CATCGAACTGGTTGTGTCGTTGGATGTCTAAGAAAACTGCAGCGGTGGTGCCTTGCTTCAATATTCGACGAGTACCGATGCTTTGCCGCTGCAAAAGCAAGAGTTTCCGATCAAATGTTTATGGAGCAATTCGATATCTCAAGCTTCAAACTTTCTCAGGCCTCATTTTCAAgttaa
- the LOC135631329 gene encoding probable tyrosine-protein phosphatase DSP4 isoform X1, with product MIQGMENQTSNPLLALSSSPLREEKTNVLGRLSYRCLPFNCSSIHSSVQDFRRFSKQSSEAAGRILRYILLSMVKQALAVAVGEEEVVPEAEPAHPLPPPPTAAGAAVLVPPLNFAMVDYDVFRSGFPDAANFGFLRALHLRSVLCLCPEPYPDANLDFLRANGIRLFQFGIDGYKEPFANIPEDTIREALKVVLDIRNHPLLIHCNRGKSVCFQHRTGCVVGCLRKLQRWCLASIFDEYRCFAAAKARVSDQMFMEQFDISSFKLSQASFSS from the exons ATGATCCAAGGAATGGAAAACCAGACCTCAAACCCATTGTTAGCGTTGTCATCGTCACCACTAAGAGAAGAGAAGACAAACGTACTCGGTCGTCTGTCGTACCGCTGCCTTCCTTTTAACTGTTCATCCATTCATTCGTCGGTCCAAGATTTCAGAAGATTCTCCAAACAGAGCAGCGAAGCCGCGGGGAGAATATTACGGTATATTCTCTTGTCGATGGTCAAGCAAGCGCTCGCTGTGGCGGtgggggaggaggaggtggtgccgGAGGCGGAACCCGCtcaccctcttcctcctcctccgaccGCCGCGGGGGCGGCGGTGCTGGTGCCGCCGCTCAACTTCGCGATGGTGGACTATGACGTGTTCCGCTCGGGCTTCCCAGACGCCGCCAACTTCGGCTTCCTGCGCGCGCTCCACCTCCGCTCCGTCCT GTGTCTTTGCCCGGAGCCATACCCGGACGCCAACCTCGATTTCCTTCGGGCCAACGGAATCAGGCTTTTCCAGTTCGGGATCGACGGGTACAAG GAACCTTTTGCCAACATTCCAGAAGATACAATTCGTGAAGCACTCAAAGTAGTTCTTG ATATCAGAAACCACCCACTCCTTATCCATTGCAACCGAGGAAAG TCTGTCTGCTTTCAGCATCGAACTGGTTGTGTCGTTGGATGTCTAAGAAAACTGCAGCGGTGGTGCCTTGCTTCAATATTCGACGAGTACCGATGCTTTGCCGCTGCAAAAGCAAGAGTTTCCGATCAAATGTTTATGGAGCAATTCGATATCTCAAGCTTCAAACTTTCTCAGGCCTCATTTTCAAgttaa
- the LOC135631328 gene encoding endoglucanase 11-like, translated as MLGSHVVKTFRILPISFVILLLPAATGAAYDYREALSKSLLYFEAQRSGHLPYHQRITWRGHSGLTDGLEQGVDLVGGYYDAGDHVKFGLPMAFTITMLSWGVMENGDAIAAAGEFEHSLEAIKWGTDYFIKAHTHPNVLWAEVGDGDTDHYCWQRPEDMTTSRQAYKIDAEHPGSELAGETAAAMAAASIVFKKTNPRYSHLLLRHAQQLFEFGNKYRGRYHLSVPAAKSYYPSLSGYGDELLWAALWLHRATGREYYLQYAVDKAYTLGGATWAISEFSWDIKYAGVQILASKLLMEGGGGRVQDQQRNTLQQYRSKAEHYLCSCLGMSSNDSNVRRTPGGLLFVRRWNNMQYVAGAAFLLIVFSDQLALAHEDLHCPRGSLSPQEVLSFAKAQLDYVLGSNPMGISYMVGFGPRYPTRVHHRAASTVPYKEDKSFIGCAQGYDAWFGRQMPNPNVLVGAIVGGPGAKDEFRDVRGNYMQTEACTYNTAQMVGVFARFSQPERR; from the exons ATGCTTGGGAGTCATGTTGTCAAAACCTTTAGGATCCTGCCGATCTCGTTCGTAATTCTCCTTCTCCCTGCCGCCACCGGGGCTGCATACGACTACCGCGAGGCCCTGTCGAAGAGCCTGCTCTACTTCGAGGCGCAGCGCTCCGGCCATCTTCCTTACCACCAGCGCATCACCTGGCGCGGTCACTCCGGCCTCACCGATGGCCTCGAACAAGGA GTTGATTTGGTTGGAGGATACTACGACGCAGGAGACCACGTAAAGTTCGGCCTGCCGATGGCTTTCACCATAACCATGTTGTCTTGGGGTGTCATGGAGAACGGGGATGCGATCGCGGCGGCTGGGGAGTTCGAGCACTCGTTGGAGGCGATCAAATGGGGGACTGATTACTTCATCAAAGCCCACACTCACCCCAACGTCCTCTGGGCCGAG GTCGGAGACGGCGACACCGACCACTACTGTTGGCAAAGGCCAGAAGACATGACCACGTCGAGACAAGCGTACAAGATCGACGCGGAGCACCCGGGATCAGAGCTAGCAGGAGAGACAGCAGCAGCCATGGCGGCTGCGTCCATCGTGTTCAAGAAGACCAACCCACGCTACTCTCACCTCCTACTGCGTCACGCCCAACAG CTGTTCGAGTTCGGGAACAAGTACAGAGGCCGCTACCATCTCAGCGTGCCGGCGGCGAAGAGCTACTACCCATCGCTGAGCGGCTACGGCGACGAGCTGCTGTGGGCGGCGCTGTGGCTCCACCGGGCGACGGGAAGAGAGTATTACTTGCAGTACGCGGTTGACAAAGCGTACACGTTGGGCGGGGCCACATGGGCCATTTCAGAGTTCAGCTGGGACATCAAATACGCCGGCGTTCAAATTCTTGCGTCCAAG CTGCTGATGGAAGGAGGCGGAGGACGTGTTCAAGACCAGCAAAGAAACACACTGCAGCAGTACCGATCTAAAGCAGAGCATTACTTGTGCTCCTGCCTCGGCATGAGCAGCAACGACAGCAACGTGCGCCGCACCCCTGGTGGCCTCCTCTTCGTCCGCCGGTGGAACAACATGCAGTACGTGGCCGGCGCCGCCTTCCTCCTCATCGTTTTCTCCGACCAGCTCGCGCTGGCCCACGAAGATCTGCACTGTCCCCGGGGTTCGCTCAGCCCGCAGGAAGTGCTCTCCTTCGCCAAGGCCCAGTTGGACTACGTCCTCGGCTCCAACCCAATGGGCATCAGCTACATGGTGGGCTTCGGGCCCCGGTACCCCACCAGGGTGCACCACCGAGCGGCTTCCACCGTGCCTTACAAGGAGGACAAGTCCTTCATCGGCTGCGCCCAGGGCTACGACGCGTGGTTCGGCCGGCAAATGCCGAACCCCAACGTGCTCGTCGGCGCCATCGTCGGTGGCCCGGGCGCCAAGGACGAGTTCAGGGACGTGAGGGGGAACTACATGCAGACGGAGGCGTGCACGTACAACACGGCGCAGATGGTCGGAGTGTTCGCGAGGTTTTCTCAGCCGGAGAGACGATGA
- the LOC103972642 gene encoding protein STRUBBELIG-RECEPTOR FAMILY 8 isoform X2, whose product MGRTAVALTALFDLVVLLLLPAAMVVESATDSLDVQALGVLYASLNSPSQLSGWTPSGGDPCGDSWKGVSCSGSSVTAVQLSGLGLNGSLGFLLSDLLSLKTLDLSNNDIRETIPYQLPPNLTYLNLAGNNLSGNLPYSISAMASLNYLDLSFNNFTGDLPNSFGSLSNLLSLYLQNNQLTGPVNVLSNLSLSNLNIANNQFNGWIPQEFSSISDLEIGGNFFSNSLAPHPPPYMPPPPSRQHSTHNNTQESPNTPQGSEGKSISPDNARNKKKLTTGPLIGIVLGSTLGALCITLALILLLRNVPKGKDHSINSRNDTGRSAVGGADKANEKEMQELRVKSSSATTPVPPSDTVIVEKLHGKNVPVKRPKIPITATSYTVASLQVATNSFSQDCLVGEGSLGRVYRAEFPNGKVLAVKKIDSAAISLQEEDNFLEAVSNMSRLRHPNIVPLSGYCVEHGQRILVHEYIGNGTLHDMLHFADYSSKRLSWNARVRVALGTARALEYLHEVCLPSVVHKNFKSTNILLDEELNPHLSDCGLAALTPNTERQVSTEVVGSFGYSAPEFAMSGVYTIKSDVYSFGVVMLELLTGRKPLDSSRVRSEQSLVRWATPQLHDIDALSKMVDTSLNGMYPAKSLSRFADIIALCVQPEPEFRPPMSEVVQQLVRLVQRASAVKRRSGDELGFSYRVPEQDSSMTDISF is encoded by the exons ATGGGTCGCACCGCGGTGGCATTGACGGCTCTGTTCGATCTGGTCGTTCTGCTCCTCCTCCCCGCCGCTATGGTGGTGGAATCAGCCACCGATTCGTTGGATG TTCAAGCTCTCGGCGTGTTGTATGCTTCTTTGAATAGCCCTTCGCAGCTTTCTGGGTGGACGCCGAGCGGCGGTGATCCGTGTGGCGACTCGTGGAAGGGGGTTTCTTGCTCTGGTTCATCCGTCACTGCCGT CCAGCTGTCGGGGTTAGGGCTCAATGGTTCCCTGGGCTTCCTCCTTTCAGATCTCTTGTCCTTGAAAACACT GGACTTGAGCAACAACGACATACGTGAGACCATTCCATATCAATTACCGCCAAACCTAACCTATCT GAACCTTGCTGGCAATAATCTTTCTGGGAACCTCCCATACTCTATATCTGCCATGGCTTCACTCAATTATCT GGATTTGTCTTTCAACAACTTTACTGGTGATCTTCCAAACTCTTTTGGCTCTCTGTCAAACCTTTTGAGTCT TTACTTGCAAAACAATCAATTGACTGGCCCAGTAAATGTTCTTTCAAATCTGAGCCTATCTAATCT AAATATTGCAAATAACCAGTTCAACGGCTGGATACCTCAGGAGTTCAGTTCAATTTCAGATCTTGA GATTGGAGGTAATTTCTTTTCTAACAGTCTGGCTCCACATCCACCACCATACATGCCGCCACCTCCAAGTAGACAGCACAGTACTCATAACAACACTCAGGAATCTCCAAATACACCACAGGGGTCTGAGGGTAAATCAATTTCTCCAGATAATGCAAGGAACAAGAAAAAATTGACTACAGGTCCACTTATAGGAATAGTTTTAGGCTCAACACTTGGTGCATTATGCATCACACTAGCTTTAATATTATTACTTCGCAATGTCCCAAAGGGCAAAGATCATAGTATAAATAGCAGGAATGATACTGGAAGGTCTGCTGTTGGTGGTGCAGATAAAG CGAATGAGAAAGAGATGCAAGAGCTGAGAGTGAAAAGTTCTTCCGCAACAACTCCAGTACCTCCTAGTGACACAGTGATAGTTGAAAAGTTACATGGCAAGAATGTGCCTGTAAAACGACCAAAAATCCCTATAACTGCAACATCATATACTGTTGCTTCTCTTCAGGTTGCAACAAATAGCTTTAGCCAGGATTGCCTTGTTGGCGAAGGTTCCCTTGGTCGGGTTTATCGAGCAGAGTTTCCAAATGGAAAG GTTTTGGCTGTTAAAAAGATTGACAGTGCAGCAATATCCTTACAAGAGGAGGATAATTTTCTTGAGGCTGTTTCAAATATGTCAAGACTTCGGCATCCAAACATTGTTCCACTTTCAGGCTACTGTGTTGAACATGGACAGCGGATTTTGGTTCACGAGTATATTGGAAATGGAACTCTACATGATATGTTGCACTTTGCTGATTATAGTAGCAAGAGGCTATCATGGAATGCACGTGTGAGAGTGGCACTTGGCACTGCTAGGGCTCTAGA GTACCTCCATGAAGTTTGCCTGCCTTCTGTAGTACACAAAAACTTCAAGTCCACCAATATTCTACTTGATGAAGAGCTTAATCCTCACTTATCAGACTGTGGCTTAGCTGCATTAACACCAAACACAGAGAGACAG GTTTCAACGGAGGTAGTTGGCTCCTTTGGTTACAGTGCTCCAGAATTTGCAATGTCTGGAGTGTATACTATAAAGAGTGATGTTTATAGTTTTGGAGTAGTGATGTTAGAGCTGCTGACTGGTCGGAAGCCACTGGATAG TTCTAGAGTGAGATCAGAGCAGTCCCTTGTCAGATGGGCGACTCCTCAACTCCATGATATTGATGCATTATCTAAGATGGTTGATACATCATTGAATGGAATGTATCCTGCAAAATCTCTTTCACGTTTTGCTGACATAATTGCTCTATGTGTTCAG CCGGAGCCAGAATTTCGACCGCCAATGTCTGAAGTCGTCCAACAACTGGTTCGGTTGGTGCAAAGGGCAAGTGCAGTCAAGAGGCGCTCAGGAGATGAGCTCGGATTTTCATACAGGGTGCCCGAGCAGGACTCCAGTATGACAGACATATCCTTCTAA
- the LOC103972642 gene encoding protein STRUBBELIG-RECEPTOR FAMILY 8 isoform X1, with the protein MGRTAVALTALFDLVVLLLLPAAMVVESATDSLDVQALGVLYASLNSPSQLSGWTPSGGDPCGDSWKGVSCSGSSVTAVQLSGLGLNGSLGFLLSDLLSLKTLDLSNNDIRETIPYQLPPNLTYLNLAGNNLSGNLPYSISAMASLNYLNLSHNLLSQAVGDIFRNLQDLSELDLSFNNFTGDLPNSFGSLSNLLSLYLQNNQLTGPVNVLSNLSLSNLNIANNQFNGWIPQEFSSISDLEIGGNFFSNSLAPHPPPYMPPPPSRQHSTHNNTQESPNTPQGSEGKSISPDNARNKKKLTTGPLIGIVLGSTLGALCITLALILLLRNVPKGKDHSINSRNDTGRSAVGGADKANEKEMQELRVKSSSATTPVPPSDTVIVEKLHGKNVPVKRPKIPITATSYTVASLQVATNSFSQDCLVGEGSLGRVYRAEFPNGKVLAVKKIDSAAISLQEEDNFLEAVSNMSRLRHPNIVPLSGYCVEHGQRILVHEYIGNGTLHDMLHFADYSSKRLSWNARVRVALGTARALEYLHEVCLPSVVHKNFKSTNILLDEELNPHLSDCGLAALTPNTERQVSTEVVGSFGYSAPEFAMSGVYTIKSDVYSFGVVMLELLTGRKPLDSSRVRSEQSLVRWATPQLHDIDALSKMVDTSLNGMYPAKSLSRFADIIALCVQPEPEFRPPMSEVVQQLVRLVQRASAVKRRSGDELGFSYRVPEQDSSMTDISF; encoded by the exons ATGGGTCGCACCGCGGTGGCATTGACGGCTCTGTTCGATCTGGTCGTTCTGCTCCTCCTCCCCGCCGCTATGGTGGTGGAATCAGCCACCGATTCGTTGGATG TTCAAGCTCTCGGCGTGTTGTATGCTTCTTTGAATAGCCCTTCGCAGCTTTCTGGGTGGACGCCGAGCGGCGGTGATCCGTGTGGCGACTCGTGGAAGGGGGTTTCTTGCTCTGGTTCATCCGTCACTGCCGT CCAGCTGTCGGGGTTAGGGCTCAATGGTTCCCTGGGCTTCCTCCTTTCAGATCTCTTGTCCTTGAAAACACT GGACTTGAGCAACAACGACATACGTGAGACCATTCCATATCAATTACCGCCAAACCTAACCTATCT GAACCTTGCTGGCAATAATCTTTCTGGGAACCTCCCATACTCTATATCTGCCATGGCTTCACTCAATTATCT AAATCTCAGCCACAACTTACTATCTCAAGCAGTTGGTGATATCTTCAGAAATCTTCAGGATCTCTCTGAATT GGATTTGTCTTTCAACAACTTTACTGGTGATCTTCCAAACTCTTTTGGCTCTCTGTCAAACCTTTTGAGTCT TTACTTGCAAAACAATCAATTGACTGGCCCAGTAAATGTTCTTTCAAATCTGAGCCTATCTAATCT AAATATTGCAAATAACCAGTTCAACGGCTGGATACCTCAGGAGTTCAGTTCAATTTCAGATCTTGA GATTGGAGGTAATTTCTTTTCTAACAGTCTGGCTCCACATCCACCACCATACATGCCGCCACCTCCAAGTAGACAGCACAGTACTCATAACAACACTCAGGAATCTCCAAATACACCACAGGGGTCTGAGGGTAAATCAATTTCTCCAGATAATGCAAGGAACAAGAAAAAATTGACTACAGGTCCACTTATAGGAATAGTTTTAGGCTCAACACTTGGTGCATTATGCATCACACTAGCTTTAATATTATTACTTCGCAATGTCCCAAAGGGCAAAGATCATAGTATAAATAGCAGGAATGATACTGGAAGGTCTGCTGTTGGTGGTGCAGATAAAG CGAATGAGAAAGAGATGCAAGAGCTGAGAGTGAAAAGTTCTTCCGCAACAACTCCAGTACCTCCTAGTGACACAGTGATAGTTGAAAAGTTACATGGCAAGAATGTGCCTGTAAAACGACCAAAAATCCCTATAACTGCAACATCATATACTGTTGCTTCTCTTCAGGTTGCAACAAATAGCTTTAGCCAGGATTGCCTTGTTGGCGAAGGTTCCCTTGGTCGGGTTTATCGAGCAGAGTTTCCAAATGGAAAG GTTTTGGCTGTTAAAAAGATTGACAGTGCAGCAATATCCTTACAAGAGGAGGATAATTTTCTTGAGGCTGTTTCAAATATGTCAAGACTTCGGCATCCAAACATTGTTCCACTTTCAGGCTACTGTGTTGAACATGGACAGCGGATTTTGGTTCACGAGTATATTGGAAATGGAACTCTACATGATATGTTGCACTTTGCTGATTATAGTAGCAAGAGGCTATCATGGAATGCACGTGTGAGAGTGGCACTTGGCACTGCTAGGGCTCTAGA GTACCTCCATGAAGTTTGCCTGCCTTCTGTAGTACACAAAAACTTCAAGTCCACCAATATTCTACTTGATGAAGAGCTTAATCCTCACTTATCAGACTGTGGCTTAGCTGCATTAACACCAAACACAGAGAGACAG GTTTCAACGGAGGTAGTTGGCTCCTTTGGTTACAGTGCTCCAGAATTTGCAATGTCTGGAGTGTATACTATAAAGAGTGATGTTTATAGTTTTGGAGTAGTGATGTTAGAGCTGCTGACTGGTCGGAAGCCACTGGATAG TTCTAGAGTGAGATCAGAGCAGTCCCTTGTCAGATGGGCGACTCCTCAACTCCATGATATTGATGCATTATCTAAGATGGTTGATACATCATTGAATGGAATGTATCCTGCAAAATCTCTTTCACGTTTTGCTGACATAATTGCTCTATGTGTTCAG CCGGAGCCAGAATTTCGACCGCCAATGTCTGAAGTCGTCCAACAACTGGTTCGGTTGGTGCAAAGGGCAAGTGCAGTCAAGAGGCGCTCAGGAGATGAGCTCGGATTTTCATACAGGGTGCCCGAGCAGGACTCCAGTATGACAGACATATCCTTCTAA